A window from Dioscorea cayenensis subsp. rotundata cultivar TDr96_F1 chromosome 10, TDr96_F1_v2_PseudoChromosome.rev07_lg8_w22 25.fasta, whole genome shotgun sequence encodes these proteins:
- the LOC120270467 gene encoding probable serine/threonine-protein kinase kinX isoform X2: MEVELGLRSARILGNLTFVSTESDAVFLIAAHLPGFKKHEIEIAVNDEEKEIGIRGGGRARSAQEVVISRRLVISREVSMGRFWKVFAIPDGVVLDGIHAVFHEKNGVLIVLMPKSTREEELPGIQMEEEIEILEPEDVEKLIEISEPEEEEIEEPVEIREPELPQIEEGPVQIWEPEPEPEPEQMEEPIEILEPERQQIEELIEIPEPEPQQIEEPVEIPEPEPVPIEEPVEILEPEPQEIEEEPVIIPEPEPQEIEELIIISEPEPQEIEDAIEIPEIEPQQIEDAIEIPEPEPQEIEDAIEIPEIEPQQIEEPVEIPEPEPLPIEEPILIQEPEPQQIEEPIQIQEPEPQKIEEPTQIQEPEPQQIEEPVEIPEPEPLPIEEPIFNPRAGTTTN, from the exons ATGGAAGTGGAATTAGGGTTAAGAAGTGCAAGAATACTCGGAAATCTAACCTTCGTCTCCACTGAATCCGATGCTGTTTTCCTCATCGCTGCTCATCTCCCAG GATTCAAGAAGCATGAGATCGAGATAGCGGTGAATGATGAGGAGAAGGAGATAGGGATCAGGGGAGGAGGAAGAGCGAGATCGGCGCAGGAAGTGGTGATATCGAGGAGGTTGGTGATCAGTAGGGAAGTATCGATGGGAAGGTTCTGGAAAGTGTTTGCAATCCCTGATGGTGTGGTTTTGGATGGAATTCATGCGGTTTTTCATGAGAAAAATGGGGTTTTGATCGTGTTGATGCCTAAATCTACTCGAGAAGAAGAGCTACCTGGAATTCAAATGGAAGAAGAGATTGAAATTTTGGAACCAGAGGATGTGGAAAAATTGATTGAGATCTCAGAGccagaagaagaggaaattgaAGAACCAGTTGAAATCAGAGAGCCGGAACTACCGCAAATCGAAGAAGGACCAGTTCAAATTTGGGAGCCAGAGCCAGAGCCGGAACCGGAACAAATGGAAGAACCAATTGAAATCTTAGAACCAGAACGACAACAAATTGAAGAACTAATTGAAATCCCAGAACCAGAACCACAACAAATTGAAGAACCAGTTGAAATCCCAGAACCAGAACCAGTACCAATTGAAGAACCAGTAGAAATCCTGGAGCCTGAACCacaagaaattgaagaagaaccAGTCATAATTCCAGAACCAGAACCACAAGAAATTGAAGAATTAATCATAATCTCAGAGCCAGAACCACAAGAAATTGAAGATGCAATTGAAATCCCAGAAATAGAACCACAACAAATTGAAGATGCAATTGAAATCCCAGAACCAGAACCACAAGAAATTGAAGATGCAATTGAAATTCCAGAAATAGAACCACAACAA ATTGAAGAACCAGTTGAAATCCCAGAACCAGAACCACTACCAATTGAAGAGCCAATTTTAATCCAAGAGCCGGAACCACAACAAATTGAAGAACCAATCCAAATCCAGGAGCCGGAACCACAGAAAATCGAAGAACCAACCCAAATCCAAGAGCCAGAACCACAACAAATTGAAGAACCAGTTGAAATCCCAGAACCAGAACCACTACCAATTGAAGAGCCAATTTTTAATCCAAGAGCCGGAACCACAACAAATTGA
- the LOC120270467 gene encoding probable serine/threonine-protein kinase kinX isoform X1, which produces MEVELGLRSARILGNLTFVSTESDAVFLIAAHLPGFKKHEIEIAVNDEEKEIGIRGGGRARSAQEVVISRRLVISREVSMGRFWKVFAIPDGVVLDGIHAVFHEKNGVLIVLMPKSTREEELPGIQMEEEIEILEPEDVEKLIEISEPEEEEIEEPVEIREPELPQIEEGPVQIWEPEPEPEPEQMEEPIEILEPERQQIEELIEIPEPEPQQIEEPVEIPEPEPVPIEEPVEILEPEPQEIEEEPVIIPEPEPQEIEELIIISEPEPQEIEDAIEIPEIEPQQIEDAIEIPEPEPQEIEDAIEIPEIEPQQIEEPVEIPEPEPLPIEEPILIQEPEPQQIEEPIQIQEPEPQKIEEPTQIQEPEPQQIEEPVEIPEPEPLPIEEPILIQEPEPQQIEEPIQIQEPEPQKIEEPTQIQEPEPQQIEEPVEIPEPEPLPIEEPIFNPRAGTTTN; this is translated from the exons ATGGAAGTGGAATTAGGGTTAAGAAGTGCAAGAATACTCGGAAATCTAACCTTCGTCTCCACTGAATCCGATGCTGTTTTCCTCATCGCTGCTCATCTCCCAG GATTCAAGAAGCATGAGATCGAGATAGCGGTGAATGATGAGGAGAAGGAGATAGGGATCAGGGGAGGAGGAAGAGCGAGATCGGCGCAGGAAGTGGTGATATCGAGGAGGTTGGTGATCAGTAGGGAAGTATCGATGGGAAGGTTCTGGAAAGTGTTTGCAATCCCTGATGGTGTGGTTTTGGATGGAATTCATGCGGTTTTTCATGAGAAAAATGGGGTTTTGATCGTGTTGATGCCTAAATCTACTCGAGAAGAAGAGCTACCTGGAATTCAAATGGAAGAAGAGATTGAAATTTTGGAACCAGAGGATGTGGAAAAATTGATTGAGATCTCAGAGccagaagaagaggaaattgaAGAACCAGTTGAAATCAGAGAGCCGGAACTACCGCAAATCGAAGAAGGACCAGTTCAAATTTGGGAGCCAGAGCCAGAGCCGGAACCGGAACAAATGGAAGAACCAATTGAAATCTTAGAACCAGAACGACAACAAATTGAAGAACTAATTGAAATCCCAGAACCAGAACCACAACAAATTGAAGAACCAGTTGAAATCCCAGAACCAGAACCAGTACCAATTGAAGAACCAGTAGAAATCCTGGAGCCTGAACCacaagaaattgaagaagaaccAGTCATAATTCCAGAACCAGAACCACAAGAAATTGAAGAATTAATCATAATCTCAGAGCCAGAACCACAAGAAATTGAAGATGCAATTGAAATCCCAGAAATAGAACCACAACAAATTGAAGATGCAATTGAAATCCCAGAACCAGAACCACAAGAAATTGAAGATGCAATTGAAATTCCAGAAATAGAACCACAACAAATTGAAGAACCAGTTGAAATCCCAGAACCAGAACCACTACCAATTGAAGAGCCAATTTTAATCCAAGAGCCGGAACCACAACAAATTGAAGAACCAATCCAAATCCAGGAGCCGGAACCACAGAAAATCGAAGAACCAACCCAAATCCAAGAGCCAGAACCACAACAAATTGAAGAACCAGTTGAAATCCCAGAACCAGAACCACTACCAATTGAAGAGCCAATTTTAATCCAAGAGCCGGAACCACAACAAATTGAAGAACCAATCCAAATCCAGGAGCCGGAACCACAGAAAATCGAAGAACCAACCCAAATCCAAGAGCCAGAACCACAACAAATTGAAGAACCAGTTGAAATCCCAGAACCAGAACCACTACCAATTGAAGAGCCAATTTTTAATCCAAGAGCCGGAACCACAACAAATTGA
- the LOC120270468 gene encoding bZIP transcription factor 12-like isoform X2, translated as MASTRVVASSSSAATSDHMAKGVGSIGVDELLRNIYGDTAVEGRTVEEMWREMSGGRRGEDGEMTLEDFLARAGAVREEDVRAMAGSVFGVDSVGLGIENQVLGFGNGVEEGGDLGKGGRGRKRSAMDPVDRATLQRQKRMIKNRESAARSRERKQAYTLELETLVTQLEEENGRLLKELEEQNRERLQQLMKNLIPVTEKRKPQRVLRRTCSAT; from the exons ATGGCTTCGACAAGGGTGGTGGCCTCTTCCTCCTCGGCAGCAACCTCTGATCACATGGCGAAGGGTGTTGGATCCATCGGCGTGGATGAGCTTCTCCGAAACATCTATGGTGATACGGCGGTGGAGGGGAGAACGGTGGAGGAGATGTGGAGGGAGATGTCTGGTGGACGGAGGGGAGAGGATGGGGAGATGACGCTGGAGGATTTTTTGGCGCGGGCTGGGGCGGTGAGGGAGGAGGATGTGAGGGCGATGGCGGGGTCGGTGTTTGGGGTGGATTCGGTGGGTTTGGGGATTGAGAATCAGGTGCTAGGGTTTGGTAATGGGGTGGAGGAGGGTGGAGATTTGGGGAAGGGTGGGAGGGGGAGGAAGAGGTCGGCCATGGATCCGGTGGATCGGGCCACGTTGCAGCGCCAGAAGCGGATGATCAAGAACCGGGAATCGGCGGCGAGATCCAGAGAGAGGAAGCAG GCGTATACTTTGGAGCTTGAAACATTGGTGACACAGTTAGAGGAGGAAAATGGCAGGCTTTTGAAAGAACTG GAGGAGCAGAATAGAGAGAGGTTACAGCAG CTGATGAAGAATCTGATCCCAGTCACTGAGAAAAGGAAACCACAGCGAGTTCTTCGGAGAACTTGCTCGGCGACATG A
- the LOC120270468 gene encoding bZIP transcription factor 12-like isoform X1, whose translation MASTRVVASSSSAATSDHMAKGVGSIGVDELLRNIYGDTAVEGRTVEEMWREMSGGRRGEDGEMTLEDFLARAGAVREEDVRAMAGSVFGVDSVGLGIENQVLGFGNGVEEGGDLGKGGRGRKRSAMDPVDRATLQRQKRMIKNRESAARSRERKQAYTLELETLVTQLEEENGRLLKELEEQNRERLQQLMKNLIPVTEKRKPQRVLRRTCSATW comes from the exons ATGGCTTCGACAAGGGTGGTGGCCTCTTCCTCCTCGGCAGCAACCTCTGATCACATGGCGAAGGGTGTTGGATCCATCGGCGTGGATGAGCTTCTCCGAAACATCTATGGTGATACGGCGGTGGAGGGGAGAACGGTGGAGGAGATGTGGAGGGAGATGTCTGGTGGACGGAGGGGAGAGGATGGGGAGATGACGCTGGAGGATTTTTTGGCGCGGGCTGGGGCGGTGAGGGAGGAGGATGTGAGGGCGATGGCGGGGTCGGTGTTTGGGGTGGATTCGGTGGGTTTGGGGATTGAGAATCAGGTGCTAGGGTTTGGTAATGGGGTGGAGGAGGGTGGAGATTTGGGGAAGGGTGGGAGGGGGAGGAAGAGGTCGGCCATGGATCCGGTGGATCGGGCCACGTTGCAGCGCCAGAAGCGGATGATCAAGAACCGGGAATCGGCGGCGAGATCCAGAGAGAGGAAGCAG GCGTATACTTTGGAGCTTGAAACATTGGTGACACAGTTAGAGGAGGAAAATGGCAGGCTTTTGAAAGAACTG GAGGAGCAGAATAGAGAGAGGTTACAGCAG CTGATGAAGAATCTGATCCCAGTCACTGAGAAAAGGAAACCACAGCGAGTTCTTCGGAGAACTTGCTCGGCGACATGGTAG
- the LOC120270468 gene encoding bZIP transcription factor 12-like isoform X3, producing MASTRVVASSSSAATSDHMAKGVGSIGVDELLRNIYGDTAVEGRTVEEMWREMSGGRRGEDGEMTLEDFLARAGAVREEDVRAMAGSVFGVDSVGLGIENQVLGFGNGVEEGGDLGKGGRGRKRSAMDPVDRATLQRQKRMIKNRESAARSRERKQAYTLELETLVTQLEEENGRLLKELLMKNLIPVTEKRKPQRVLRRTCSATW from the exons ATGGCTTCGACAAGGGTGGTGGCCTCTTCCTCCTCGGCAGCAACCTCTGATCACATGGCGAAGGGTGTTGGATCCATCGGCGTGGATGAGCTTCTCCGAAACATCTATGGTGATACGGCGGTGGAGGGGAGAACGGTGGAGGAGATGTGGAGGGAGATGTCTGGTGGACGGAGGGGAGAGGATGGGGAGATGACGCTGGAGGATTTTTTGGCGCGGGCTGGGGCGGTGAGGGAGGAGGATGTGAGGGCGATGGCGGGGTCGGTGTTTGGGGTGGATTCGGTGGGTTTGGGGATTGAGAATCAGGTGCTAGGGTTTGGTAATGGGGTGGAGGAGGGTGGAGATTTGGGGAAGGGTGGGAGGGGGAGGAAGAGGTCGGCCATGGATCCGGTGGATCGGGCCACGTTGCAGCGCCAGAAGCGGATGATCAAGAACCGGGAATCGGCGGCGAGATCCAGAGAGAGGAAGCAG GCGTATACTTTGGAGCTTGAAACATTGGTGACACAGTTAGAGGAGGAAAATGGCAGGCTTTTGAAAGAACTG CTGATGAAGAATCTGATCCCAGTCACTGAGAAAAGGAAACCACAGCGAGTTCTTCGGAGAACTTGCTCGGCGACATGGTAG
- the LOC120270733 gene encoding monooxygenase 3-like: MDQDNKFEDEKDMIHEVVIIGAGIAGLAAALALKRVGIKSLVLERSSELRAFGTALHIFQNGWRALEVLGVADKLDKTYNDFLTNMASVSNTETGSRQYVSSSGAGADSSVTLRIRPIHRKLLLETLAEELPPESIKFLCKLLKIRSEVLEDSSTIYVLYLEDGSVIKAKVVIGCEGVNSVVAQWLGLKPPISSGRSAVRGVGLYPQGHDFKKEHQQFVGNGMKAGFIPISNTEIYWYLNKASTSQDQEMARVPEMIKSEVMETTKEFPLEYKQVVSHTDLSTLTIAPLLFRVPWDIVFGPSHRDCVTVTGDAFHPMTPDIAQGGCCALEDAVVLARNIANTRHNVSHGIEMYVKERRWRAARLVAGSYIAGMLGHCKASGMLGSVLESFRNSVFNWILHSKYGSLNYDCGALPVAANSNLEAKF; the protein is encoded by the exons atggaTCAAGATAACAAGTTTGAAGATGAAAAGGATATGATCCATGAAGTGGTGATAATTGGAGCAGGGATTGCAGGACTTGCAGCTGCCTTAGCACTAAAGAGAGTGGGAATCAAGAGCCTAGTTTTAGAGAGATCCAGTGAACTTAGAGCTTTTGGCACTGCCCTTCATATCTTTCAAAATGGATGGAGAGCACTTGAAGTTCTTGGAGTTGCTGATAAGCTTGACAAAACCTACAATGATTTCTTAAC AAATATGGCAAGTGTTTCAAATACAGAGACTGGGAGTAGACAGTATGTTTCTTCTTCTGGTGCAGGAGCAGATAG TTCGGTGACGTTGAGGATAAGACCTATACATAGGAAGTTATTGTTGGAGACTCTTGCTGAAGAATTGCCACCAGAAAGCATTAAATTTCTTTGCAAGCTCTTGAAGATAAGATCTGAAGTTTTGGAAGACTCTTCCACtatttatgttctttatttAGAGGATGGTTCTGTTATTAAAGCGAAG GTAGTGATTGGTTGTGAAGGTGTGAATTCAGTGGTGGCACAGTGGTTGGGACTCAAACCACCAATTAGTTCAGGGAGGTCAGCTGTCCGTGGAGTAGGCCTATATCCACAAGGACATGACTTTAAGAAGGAACACCAGCAATTTGTTGGAAATGGAATGAAGGCTGGCTTTATTCCTATTAGCAACACTGAAATCTATTGGTATCTCAACAAAGCCTCCACCTCACAAG ACCAAGAGATGGCAAGAGTTCCAGAGATGATAAAAAGTGAAGTAATGGAGACAACCAAAGAGTTCCCACTAGAGTACAAGCAAGTAGTCAGCCACACTGATCTATCCACACTAACCATAGCACCATTGTTGTTCAGAGTTCCATGGGACATTGTCTTCGGGCCGAGCCACCGTGACTGTGTCACGGTCACCGGCGATGCCTTCCATCCAATGACACCGGACATCGCGCAAGGTGGCTGTTGTGCACTAGAGGATGCAGTTGTTCTTGCTAGAAATATCGCAAACACGCGACACAATGTGAGTCATGGCATCGAGATGTATGTGAAGGAACGGCGGTGGCGCGCGGCGAGGTTGGTTGCTGGTTCGTATATTGCCGGCATGCTTGGACATTGCAAAGCTAGTGGAATGCTTGGTTCGGTGTTGGAGAGTTTCAGGAACTCTGTGTTCAATTGGATTTTGCATTCCAAGTATGGTAGCCTCAACTATGACTGTGGGGCCTTGCCTGTTGCTGCTAATAGCAACCTTGAAGCAAAGTTCTAG
- the LOC120270690 gene encoding monooxygenase 2-like, with protein MEEHDVVIIGAGIAGLATALALKKIGMQSIVLERSHDLRTTGAALTLSSNAWRALDALGVANKLASLYQAFQLGHVTNLINGTTQVMSFTGTIDSGDMGVRPLHRKVLLETLANELPPNTIKFSTNITSIKSQDQDITVLHLQDGSVIKTKALIGCDGVHSVVAQWLGLAAPVNSGRSAVRGLAVFPAGHGFKHEVQQFVGNGIRAGFVPINDTEIYWFITSCFTPREPEMARKPELILKEVTEHLAKDCPKNFHNVVQHSELSTVTWAPLMFRVPWNVLFGPAYGRAITVAGDAFHPMTPDLGQGGGAALEDAVVLGRCLASSPGNMSSGMERYVKERRWRVAGLITGAFLSGWVQQGGSGWSGWMVKLFRDHLFYRFVQPRIVNAVHFVCGVLPEKS; from the exons ATGGAGGAGCATGATGTAGTGATAATCGGAGCTGGAATTGCCGGACTAGCAACTGCTCTAGCACTGAAAAAGATCGGCATGCAAAGCATAGTGCTCGAGAGATCACATGATCTTCGCACTACCGGCGCGGCGCTCACCCTCTCGTCCAATGCTTGGCGAGCTCTTGATGCTCTTGGTGTTGCTAACAAGCTCGCATCCCTCTATCAAGCCTTTCAATT AGGACATGTCACAAATCTCATCAATGGAACAACCCAAGTTATGTCCTTCACTGGAACCATTGAcag tgGAGATATGGGAGTAAGACCACTTCACAGGAAAGTATTACTAGAAACTCTTGCTAATGAACTCCCACCAAACACTATCAAGTTCTCCACCAATATCACTTCAATCAAAAGCCAAGACCAAGACATCACAGTGCTGCACTTGCAGGATGGAAGTGTTATTAAAACCAAAGCCTTGATCGGTTGTGATGGCGTGCATTCGGTGGTGGCGCAGTGGCTCGGGCTCGCAGCGCCGGTTAACTCCGGCCGATCAGCAGTCCGTGGTTTGGCCGTGTTCCCTGCTGGTCATGGTTTCAAACATGAAGTTCAGCAATTTGTTGGaaatggtatcagagctggtTTTGTGCCAATCAATGATACTGAAATTTATTGGTTCATCACTTCATGTTTCACTCCAAGAG aaCCAGAGATGGCAAGAAAGCCAGAGCTAATCTTAAAGGAAGTAACAGAGCACTTGGCAAAAGACTGTCCAAAAAACTTCCATAACGTGGTCCAGCACTCGGAACTCTCAACGGTAACATGGGCACCATTGATGTTTCGCGTCCCATGGAACGTGCTCTTCGGACCGGCGTACGGCAGGGCGATCACGGTGGCCGGAGATGCTTTCCATCCAATGACACCTGACTTGGGACAGGGTGGTGGTGCGGCACTGGAGGATGCTGTTGTGCTCGGCCGGTGCTTGGCGAGCTCGCCGGGAAACATGTCGAGTGGCATGGAGAGGTACGTGAAGGAGAGACGGTGGAGGGTGGCCGGACTGATCACCGGCGCGTTCCTGTCCGGGTGGGTGCAGCAGGGTGGGAGTGGGTGGAGTGGTTGGATGGTGAAACTCTTTAGAGACCATTTGTTTTATAGGTTTGTTCAGCCAAGGATTGTGAATGCTGTTCACTTTGTTTGTGGGGTTTTGCCGGAAAAGAGTTAG
- the LOC120270734 gene encoding monooxygenase 2-like, producing MGSRSVHRKVLLETLANELPENTIKFSINITSIKSQGQDITVLHLEDGSVIRTKALIGCDGVHSVVAQWLGLTAPVDTGRSAVRGLAVFSGGHGFKHEVQQFIGDGVRAAFLAMNETDVFWGITTSLTARDEKMARKPELISKEVTEHLAKDCPAEYLNVVQHSELSTVTWAPLMFRVPWDVLFGRTHCGAVTVAGDAFHPMTPDLGQGGCAALEDAVVLARCLANSRHSMASGMEMYVKERRWRVAGLITGAFLSGWVQQGWSGWSGWMVKLFRDHLFYRFVWPRIVNVVHYDCGVLPEKEKTS from the exons ATGGGAAGTAGATCAGTTCATAGAAAAGTATTACTAGAAACTCTTGCTAATGAACTCCCAGAAAACACCATCAAGTTCTCCATCAACATCACTTCAATCAAAAGCCAAGGACAAGATATCACAGTATTACATTTGGAGGATGGAAGTGTCATTAGAACCAAAGCATTGATCGGTTGTGACGGAGTGCATTCGGTGGTGGCGCAGTGGCTCGGGCTCACAGCACCGGTTGACACCGGCCGGTCAGCTGTCCGTGGTTTAGCCGTGTTCTCTGGTGGTCATGGTTTCAAGCATGAAGTTCAGCAATTCATTGGAGATGGTGTTAGAGCTGCTTTCTTAGCTATGAATGAGACTGATGTTTTTTGGGGCATTACCACCAGTCTTACTGCCAGAG ATGAAAAGATGGCAAGAAAGCCAGAGCTAATCTCGAAGGAAGTAACAGAGCACTTAGCCAAAGACTGTCCCGCAGAGTACCTTAACGTGGTCCAGCACTCAGAGCTCTCAACGGTAACATGGGCGCCGCTTATGTTCCGTGTCCCTTGGGACGTGCTGTTTGGCAGGACGCACTGCGGTGCTGTCACGGTGGCCGGTGATGCATTCCACCCAATGACGCCGGACCTTGGACAAGGTGGCTGCGCCGCCCTCGAGGACGCGGTGGTGCTCGCACGTTGCTTGGCGAACTCGCGGCACAGCATGGCTAGTGGCATGGAGATGTACGTGAAGGAGAGGAGGTGGAGGGTGGCAGGGTTGATCACCGGTGCGTTCCTTTCAGGGTGGGTGCAACAAGGTTGGAGTGGATGGAGTGGGTGGATGGTGAAGCTGTTTAGAGACCATTTGTTCTACCGGTTTGTTTGGCCGAGGATTGTCAATGTTGTTCATTATGATTGTGGGGTTTTGCCGGAGAAGGAGAAGACTTCTTGA